CAAGCGGGACCACCAGTCGCACGCCGAGCGCGGCAGCACGCTTTTCCGCCGCCCTGAAGCGTTCCCTGCGCAGCCTGGCTGCCTGCGCGTAGAGGATGGCCGACGACGGCGCCCCGGTCAGGGCGGCAAAGCCCAGGGCCTGCCTCAGGACCAACAGCTCCGGAGTCCTGACTTCGGAACTGCGCCACGCTGTTTCCCAGTCGGCTCCAATGGCCAGTGCGGACACAACGGGCCGGAGCGAATGGCGGTACTCGGGTGAGGCTGAATCAGCGACGAGTTCGAGCGCACGCCCGATCCCCGAACCGGCGTCCAGCATGGCCCCGATCAGCTCCAGCATCATGGCGGTGTCGCGCAGGCCCTCGCCGGCCCGTAGAGCCTGCCGGGTTGTCCCGGCGTCACCGTTCCCTCCGTTGTCCAGGTTCTGCCGGCACCTCCGACGAAGCCTCCTGTGCGTGCTGCCCCGTCCGGTCAAGGCGAGTGCTGCGGCGGCGGCCAGCACAAGAGCCACGACCGCCGACGGCAGCCATTCCGCCGTCATGGCGTTCCAGTGGCAGAGCGGACGAGCCTGGCGGACCAGATCCGGCCGGCCACCGTCAGCCCTACACCGGCTGCGAGCGCAGCCATCCCAAACGGCGTGCCGAGCAGGATGGACAGCGGATCCACGCCAAGGGCCACCCCAAGCCCCAGGCCCAACAGGGGAAGCCAGGTCAGGAGGGTGACCGTTGCCTTCGGACCTGCCAGGGCGGTCTGGCGGGCGGCTTCGGCGTCGTCCTCCGCTTCGAGCTGCGCCGCCAGACGGGTCAGGACGTCGGCCAGCGGGCAGCCGCTCGCTGCCGCAATGTCGAAGCACGCCGCGAGTTCGCCCCAGATGCGCCGTTCGCGGTTTTGGCTTCCGGGGAAGGCAGCAGCAGCTGCCGCGCGAATGGCCTCCGCCACGGGGGAACCCCGCAGGGCGGCTGCCCGGGCCACCGACACCATCGACAACGACCCGGCGGTGAGTCCCGGTTCCTCACGGGGTCCGGATCCGGAAGGCTCCTCCACGGAGTAGACCATCCAGAGCTCATCCCACAGCCGTGACGGCGTACGGCCTCCTTTGAGCAGCGCAGCCAGTTGTTGGACCACCACTGTCATGGGCACCCCGTGGGATTGATGGCGGGGCTTCCCTGCCCGGATGGCGGTCCGGGCCTGTGACCCGCCGGGCGAGGCGCCTCTTCCCTTGACGCCGCACGCACTTCGGGAGCCCCGCCTGCCTTGCGAGTCGGGATGCCCGGTGTTCAGTGCCTTGCGGATCCTTCCTGCACGCCCGCCTGGCGGCCGGGCCACCAGCCATGCAGCGAGTGCCAGCGCTGTGACGAACAA
Above is a window of Arthrobacter sp. FB24 DNA encoding:
- a CDS encoding type II secretion system F family protein, coding for MALFVTALALAAWLVARPPGGRAGRIRKALNTGHPDSQGRRGSRSACGVKGRGASPGGSQARTAIRAGKPRHQSHGVPMTVVVQQLAALLKGGRTPSRLWDELWMVYSVEEPSGSGPREEPGLTAGSLSMVSVARAAALRGSPVAEAIRAAAAAAFPGSQNRERRIWGELAACFDIAAASGCPLADVLTRLAAQLEAEDDAEAARQTALAGPKATVTLLTWLPLLGLGLGVALGVDPLSILLGTPFGMAALAAGVGLTVAGRIWSARLVRSATGTP
- a CDS encoding type II secretion system F family protein; translated protein: MTAEWLPSAVVALVLAAAAALALTGRGSTHRRLRRRCRQNLDNGGNGDAGTTRQALRAGEGLRDTAMMLELIGAMLDAGSGIGRALELVADSASPEYRHSLRPVVSALAIGADWETAWRSSEVRTPELLVLRQALGFAALTGAPSSAILYAQAARLRRERFRAAEKRAAALGVRLVVPLGLCSLPAFVCLGVVPVLLAMLPSGS